A segment of the Pseudomonas serboccidentalis genome:
AATCACCAATGCGCAGACGTTACATTTGATGTGCCCGAACATCGCTCCCACGGGAGATCTGCGGTGGTGTCAGATGGATTGCAGCGGCATCGTCAGTTCCACCCTCAAGCCATCCGGGCGGCTGTCGAAATGCAGGGTGCAGGCACAGCGCTGGACGATGGCTTGCACGATCGCCAGGCCGAGGCCGCAGCCGGTGCTCTGGCCGTTGCGCCAGAAGCGCTGGGTCAGATGCTGCAGATCTTCGGCGGCAATTCCCGGGCCGTGGTCGCGCACCACAAAGCGTGCGCGCTGACCGACGGTTTCCAGGCTCAATTCCACGTTAGCGTCCGCCGGGGTATGACGCAGGGCGTTGTCGAGCAGATTGCGCAGTGCAGCAATCGACAGCACCGCCGGCATTTGCACCGGGGCGCTGGACAGCGACGTCGGCAATTGCAGTTTGATGCGCTGGCGCTCGCCGCCAGCCGCATCCTGCATCGCCAGTTTCGCCACCTGCTCGGCGCTGCACTGCACACCGTCGTCAAATGACAGGCTGCCCTCGACCCGTGCCAGCAACAACAGTTGCTCCAGCGTGCGGTGCATCCGGTCGGCGCCTTCTTCGGCCCGCGCCAGCGACTGATCGCGGGCACTGCCCTCGGTCATGCGCGCCACTTGCAGGTGGGTCTTGATCGCCGTCAGCGGGCTGCGCAGTTCATGGGCGGCGTCACCGGTCAGCCGCCGCTCACGCTCGATGGTCTTGCCAATGCGCTGGAACAGCTGATTCTGGGTGTCGAGCAATGGTTTCAGTTCGCTGGGAAACGACTGCAGTTGCAAGGGTTCCAGCGAGTCGGCATTGCGCCGCATCAAGGCTTCGCGCAGGCGATTGAGTGGCGCCAGGCCCTGACCGATGCCCAGCCACAACAGGCACAGACAACCGAGCAATGCCACGCCGACCGGCACCGAGGCCGCCAGCAGGATCGACATGTTCAGCGCTTCGCGCTCGATCTGCCGATCGGCGGTGGTGATCCGCACGTCACCTCGTGCGAGGGTGAAACTGCGCCACGGCGCGCCGTCGATCATCTGGTCATGGAAGCCCATTTTCGCAGCTTCCAGGGTTTGCTCGGGGCTGCTGTGGCTGCGGGCCAGAATCTCCCCACGCAAGGAACTGACCTGGCAGGCCATGCCGCCGGGAATGTTCAACTGTTCGGCACTGAAATGGGTGCCCTCGCCCTTGCTCGGCAACGCCGGCAATTGCTCCAGCAGCCCGGCGACCATGCGCGCCGAAGCCACCAGCCGCTGGTCGAGGGAAAACATCATCTGATTGCGCAGGTCGCTGAGCATCCAGGCCGCGGCCAGGGCCCAGATCAGGGCGAACGCGGCGCCGAGGGTCAGACTCAGGCGCAGACGCAGACTCATCACTTCTGCTGCTCTCCACCATCGGCCGGCCCGAGGCGATAGCCCAGACCGCGCACGGTTTCGACGATGCCCTTGCCGAGCTTGCTGCGCAGGTGATGGATATGCACGTTGAGGGCGTTGCTCTCCAGCTCGTCATTGAAGCCGTAGACGCTGTCCTTCAATTGCTCGGTGGACAGCACCCGGCCACGGTTGTGCAGCAGCGCCTGCAACAGCGATTGCTCGCGCCGCGACAAGTCCACCGATTGCCCGGCCAGAGTGGTTTCACGGCTGCTCGGGTCGTAGGTGAGTGCGCCGTGTTCAATCAGGTTGACGCTGCGTCCGGCGACCCGGCGCAACAAGGTTTGCAGGCGGGCGAACAGTTCACGCAGATCGAACGGTTTGAGCAGGTAATCGTCAGCCCCCGCCTGCAGACCATCGACCCGATCGGTGACCGAATCGCGCGCGGTCAGAATCAGCACCGGAATTTCCAGGCCCTGTTGCCGCAATTGTTGCAGCAACTTGAGGCCATCTTCATCGGGCAGGCCGAGATCGAGCACCATCACGTCGAATTCGGCAACCTTGAGCATCGCCCGCGCCTTCGACGCGGTGTTGACGTGCTCGACCGTCAAGCCCTGGGCAGTGAGACCGGCAACGATACCGCTGGCGATCAGTTCATCGTCTTCGCAAACCAGTACGTGCATGGTGGTTCCCTGAGAAAAAGGCAAGTCGAACAGAACAGGATTAAGCCGCAATTATGGCCGGGCCACAACCGACCAGACAGAGGCTTCATAGCTCGCCTGCGTTGACCGGTAATACCCCATCGGGGGCACGTACAAAATACCATCCGGCAAATACAAGTCAAACTAACCGAAATAAAATACAACACCCTCGAACTATACAAACAAAGCAGCGAAAACTAATCTCGCCCAGCAACTTTACAACAACTAAACACCCAACCAGAAAGACCAATCACAAATTACTTGAGAAACCGTAAAAATGACCACTAGCAAAAACTTCGCTGCCGTTGACTGGTGCACCGGCCCTGACCGTCTTTATTTCTTTTTCCGAGAAAAGAACACTTACGCCCGTTTCGACATCGGAGATAACAAAGTTCTCTCCGGTTACCCCAAATCGGTTGACGAACACTGGGAAGGCTTCGACAAGACTGCCGCAGACTTGCGCTTTGGCTTTACCACTACCAGCCCCAGCTGGGACGGCGGTATCGACACCCTCTGGCTGTTCTACGACGATGGCGATACTCCATCAGTCTGTGAATTCAACCAGCGATATGACAAGGCCGTATCGAACACCCCCGTCGCGCAATCCAAATGGGCAAAGTTACTGCCTTATTACTATAAAATAGTCGGTGCAATGTGCAACGAAAACAACTCGAAAGGATACACCTACTGGATATTACTGAACGACGGTAACTATCTGACTTACGAGATTTACTCGACAAACCTGCAAGTACTGCCCCTCAAAAACTCTCCATGGGATGAGCTGACACAATATCAAGGACGCATGATGACTGCCGCCCTGAATGACTACCCGACTTTCGACACATATTTTTATATCTTCCTGAATGACAACCAGTATCTGCGATATGAACAGGGCGCGAAAAAACTATTCGGCCCGTATACAATCTCCGAATCAACCTGGCCCGGTCTGCTGACGGACTGAGGCCATTTGCAGGCACCAGTGCATCGACGTCGGGGTTCCATCCGGCATCGTGCGGGGCGGTTAATCATCGGTTAATCGCTACCCGCCACTGTGCATTCCACTTGCACAGGGACAAGGCTCCTCCATGCGTCATTTTTTTCTTTTGTTTGCACTGCTGATCTCCGGCCTGGCTCAGGCGGGAAATAATCCATTCGAGACCAAACCGGAATTTCTGCCGGTCGACCAAGCGTTCGTGCTTACCTCCGAACGCCTGGAGTCCGGGGAAACCCAACTGTTCTGGCAGATCAGCGACGGCTACTACCTGTATCAGAAGCGCCTGAAACTCGACGGTCTGAAGGCCGAACAACAGCCGGTTCTGCCCGAGGGTGAATCCCACAGCGACGAATTTTTCGGCGAACAACCGGTGTATCGCCAGGGGCTGGAGGTAAAAGTCCCGGCCTCGGCCAGCGGTCAGATCAAGGTCAGTTATCAGGGCTGCGCCGATGCCGGCCTGTGTTATCCACCGCAAACCCGGGTCATCGATCTGGGTGGCAAAGCCACGCCGACGACCAGCGCGCAAGCGCCGGATCAAGCCTTGGCCAGCGGCCTGCAACAGCGAGCGCTGGGCTGGAGCCTGCTGGTGTTCTTCGGCCTTGGCCTGCTGCTGGCATTTACCCCGTGTTCCCTGCCAATGCTGCCGATTCTGGCGGGAATGGTCGTCGGCAGTGGTGCCACGCCACGGCGTGGTTTCGCCCTGGCCAGCAGCTATGTGATCTGCATGGCACTGGTGTATGCCGCGATGGGCGTGATCGCTTCTCTGCTCGGCGCCAACCTGCAGGCATGGCTGCAGAATCCCTGGCTGCTCGGTGCGTTTGCGGCGGTATTCGTGGTGCTGGCGTTGCCGATGTTCGGCTTCTTCGAATTGCAATTGCCGGTGGCCTTGCGTGATCGCCTCGAACACGCCTCGCGTAGCCGCAACGGCGGCAGCCTGATCGGTGCCGGGGTGCTCGGGGCCTTGTCCGGTCTGCTGGTCGGCCCGTGCATGACCGCACCGCTGGCCGGCGCCTTGCTGTACATCGCCCAGAGCGGCAATGCGCTGCACGGTGGCCTGATTCTGTTCGCGCTGGGCATCGGCATTGGTGTGCCGCTGTTGCTGCTGGTGACCGTCGGCAACCGCTTCCTGCCAAAACCCGGGGCATGGATGAACCTGCTCAAGGGCATCTTCGGTTTCCTGTTCCTGGCGACTGCGCTGCTGATGTTGCGCCCGGTGCTGGACTCCTCGTTGTGGCTGGGCCTGTGCGGCGCGCTGCTGCTGATCGCTGCGTTCTGTGCCTGGAAGCAATCGGAAGGCTTCGGGCGTGTCGCCCAGATGTTCGGCGCCAGCTCGCTGTTGCTCGGTCTGTGGGGCAGCCTGTTGATGATCGGTGCCGCCGGTGGCGGTGATGACCCGTATCAGCCGCTGCAGGTGTACAGCGCGGGTCGTGTCGCCAGCGCAACGCCGAGCGGCCATGACGCTTTCACCACCATCAAGGACCCGGCAGCGCTGCAGCGTGAACTGGATACCGCCAAGGCTCAGGGGCAGTGGGTGTTGCTCGATTACTACGCCGACTGGTGCGTGTCGTGCAAAGTCATGGAGAAACAAGTGTTCGGCAAGGACAAAGTCATGCAGGCACTCAGCGATGTGCGTCTGCTGCGCCTGGATGTCACCGCCGACAATGCCGCCAGCCGCGAGCTGCTCGGCCGTTACAAAGTCCCGGGGCCACCGAGTTTTGTCTGGATCGGCGCCGACGGCGAAGAACGACGTAGCCAGCGCATCACCGGTGAGGTGGATGCCGATACGTTCCTGCAACGCTGGACCACCACCCGAGATGCCAACTGATGCTGACGTTCACCCTCGGCACCTTTGCCATCGCGCTTAACCACCTGCTGCTGATCAGTGCCCTGGCGCTGGCGACCCTTGTCGGCTGGCGGGTGGCCAAACGTGGCGGCGATAACCCCGAGTCGGCGCTGTTCAGCCTGTTTCTGCTTGGCATGCTCGCGGCACGCGTGGCGTTTGTCGCCCTGTATTGGGGCCACTATCGCAACGATCCGTGGCAGATCATCGACCTGCGCGATGGCGGGTTCCTCGCCTGGCCGGGGGTGATCGTGCTGTTGCTGGCGGCGTTGTATCGCGGCTGGCGCCGACCGGGCTTGCGTCGGCCACTGGGTTTTGGCGTGGCCAGCGGTGTCGTGTTCTGGCTGCTGGCGACCCTGTCGTTGAACATCTACGAACAAGGCACGCGCCTGCCGGAGATCACCCTGCGCAACGCCGCCGGGGAGACCATTGAGCTCAGCGATTATCAGGGTGGCCCGCTGGTAATCAACCTGTGGGCGACCTGGTGTCCACCCTGCCGGCGCGAGATGCCGGTGCTGGAGAGCGCTCAACAACAACGCCCGGACCTGACCTTTTTGTTCGTCAATCAAGCCGAAAGCATGCAAAGCGTTGCAACCTTTCTCGAAACCCAGGGCCTGAGCCTGAACAACGTGCTGTTCGACCGCAGCGGCCGACTCGGTCAGGCCGTGGGTTCCATGGCGCTGCCGACTACGCTGTTCTATAGCCCTGATGGACGTCTGCTGAGCAGCCATCTGGGCGAGCTGTCGAACGCCAGCCTGGCCCGCGCCCTGGAAAACTTCGACAGTCCGAACCCAACCGCCGCACCGGCCACCTCTGCAAGGAAACTGCCATGCCCCGCCTCCGCCACCTGCTGACGCTGACTCTGGGCACCGCCCTGCTGCACCTGCCGTCGGTACAGGCCGCCGAAGAATTGCCCGCCGCGATCAAACAGATCGAAGCCAAGGGCGCGAAAATCGTCGGCCAGTTCGACGCCCCGGACGGCTTGCGCGGTTATGCGGCGCAGTACCAGAACCGCGGCATGGCCCTGTACCTGACGCCGGACGGTCAACACGTGCTGCTGGGCAATCTGTACGACGCCGACGGCAAGGACCTGAGCAGCGAACCGCTGCAGAAACTGGTCTACGCGCCGATGGCCAAGGAAATCTGGGGCAAGTTCGAAGCCAGCAACTGGATTCAGGACGGCAGCAAGGACGCACCGCGCACCGTGTACCTGTTCAGCGATCCGAACTGCCCATACTGCAACATGTTCTGGGAGCAGGCGCGACCATGGGTCAAGGCCGGCAAGGTGCAATTGCGGCACATCATGGTCGGAATCATCCGCGAGGACAGCCCGGCGAAATCCGCCGCGCTGCTGGCGGCGAAAGATCCGGCCAAGGCCCTGGAAGACCACGAGAAAGCCGGCAAGGCCAGCACACTCAAGCCATTGAAAGACATTCCGGCGGCGGTGCAGACCAAACTGGCCGCCAACATGCAGTTGATGGAAGACCTGGAGTTGCAGGCGACACCGGCAATCTTCTACATGGACGACAAGGGTGAACTGCAACAGCAGCAAGGGGCGCCTTCGCCGGACAAACTGGCTAAGATTCTCGGGCCTAAGTAAAGAGAAAAGCCCGCTCTGAAGAACGGGCTTCGATTGTTGCCGGAACGATCAACCACACATTGTGAAGAAGTCGAGGAAGCTGTAGTCCTCGGCTTCAACTCGCATACTCTTGATTCGAGACTGGCCAGGGGCGACGAACTCGATCAATTGATGGAGTTGGCCTCCTTCGCTTATGCCGTGATACTCATTCGTGCCCAAGACCTCACCATTGATATCGAAATACGTGACGACACCTTTATGGTGAAGGTGGGCCCACGTGAACGAAATTCGAGCGTAATCCACCCGAAAATCAAACTGGAAGCGCTGGGGCGGAGTTGTCATGCCAGAGTTGATACACATACCAAAAGAGAGCGCTTCAACGAATCCGACCGTGGTGGAGCCGAAGCGCATGATGCCTGCCGTCCCTGCTCCCTCAAGCAACCTGATCGACATGGTGGGTAAGGTGAAGGTGTAATTATCAGCTGCGTTGACCCGCTTTACGTCCTGTTCATCAAAATTTTCTACATCAACATAGCGTCGTTTCTGCACCGTTACTCGAGTGATGGGTGAAGGCCGCTCGATGCCATCCCGCTCAACCGTGTAGCTCACATCGACCGTTTCACCTTCATTGGCGGCTACTGCAGATACACTAACGGCAACCTCAATACTTCCTGCTGAATTACCATTAACCGTTTCCAGCTCAGGCGACCCCTCCCCCGGAGTGCCACGCCACCACGGCTTGACCCTGTCGGTGGGTAGCATGCCGTCGTACGTGATGACGATCATCGCATTTTCCGAGACCAGCTCTGGATCCAGCACACCGTTCAGCGTCTGCGTGACGGTGGGTGCCGGTAAATCGGTATCGGATTTCAGCAATAGATTGGTCCAGCGCGGCAATTCATGCGCACTGTCGATATTCGGACTTTTGTCGAACGTGACAAACGTCTCCAACGTCAAAGCCGATCTATGGTCGAGCCTACTTAACCAGCTTCGATCAATAGTCAACTCCAGTCCGTTGCTGACCTGCTCTGATGTCACTTCCAGTGCCGTGACCAAATGAAGCGTTTCATGGTTGGGATAATTGCGCTGCCCGACAACGTTGATCCAGATTCGCTGCCTCAGATCGATGAACTTCCAGGGTGCAAGCTGAACCCGAGGGTTGCCTGAGAACCTGCGCATATCCAGGAATACAGTACCTTCGATTTTGACGACTTCAGGTAAACGCGGCACTGGCAAATCGGCGGGAGGAATGTGCTCTACCTTCAGATCAAGTTTATGGGAAAACATCACGTCCTCCCCCAAACTTGCCTCGTACCAGAGCTGTATGGTTTTGCCGACACATAGACCAACGAGCCACGCAGGAATGAAAACTTCAGCAGGCTCTGAAGCCCTTTTTGACTGAGTGGTAAACTCCTCAGTATGTCCGGGTCCAACCAAGAAGAGCCGGAGACGATGTTCGGGTTTCAGTCCCGGGAAATCGATGCGTACGGTTGTACCGTCCAGAGCCTTACAAGGTGGCAATGTCGAGTTGTACGATGCATCTACTACCACTGGAACCGGAAGTTCAGGATCGTTTGCTGCTTGATTGGACATGACGATTCTCCCGTCGAGGATCACTCGATTCAGCCCACACCGGGCGAAACCATTTGATGCCTGTTCAAGAGGAGCGCGCTACTGTCAGAGTTGACAGTAGCGCGGGACGCAAAAGGGTGATTCAGTCGATAGAATGGTTTCGCTCAGCCAAAAAGGCCAACAACACCTCGTTCACAAACTGCGGATTCTCCAGACTGGAGATATGCCCCGCTTCCGGCACCAGCACCCACGGGCAAGCGATCAACTCCGCCATCTCCTTTGCCTCCGACGGCGGGCGCGGTTTGTCCTGATCGCCGCACAGCACCAGCGTGGTCGCGGCATTCAACTCGCCCAGACGCGGCAACCGATCATCACGACTGAAGGTAATACGCCCCATCGGCACGATGCTGTCGCGCAGGCGATCAGTGCTGTACGCCGCCAGTTTGGCGCGGAAGTCCTGATACAGCGCCGATTGAGGATCGATGCCCGGGCGGAAGAAAATCGGTACTACGATGTCCAGCAGTTGCTCGGAAATTTCGCCGCTTTCTTCAATCTGTTTGAACAGCGAGAAGTAGTACTGACGAGTCGGCTCAGGCTCCACGCCGACGTAAGTGTCCATCAGCACCAGCCCGTTGAGCCGCTGCGGTGCCGACAGCGCCAGGCGCACGCCCCACATGCCGCCGACCGACAGTCCGACCAAAGTGACCTGATCGATCCCCAGATGATCGAGCAACGCCTCGGCCTGTCGCGCGATGTCATCCAGCGACGTGGTGCCTGGCGGCAATCGCCCGGATTCGCCATGGCCCCAGAGATCCAAGGCAATCACCCGATAGTGCGGCGCCAGCGCAGCGATCTGCGGCGCCCACATGGCGGTGTCCCACAGATAACTGCCGGCCAGTAACACGGCCGGGCCGGTACCTTGATCAATGTAGTGCAGCGCTTGTCCGTCAACCGTGAAGAAAGGCATCGACCACTCCCGCGATGAAAAAGAGAACCGGCAGACTGGGCTGCCGGTTCTGGATCGTCAACCCCGGAAATGTCTGAAAATATGCCGCCCCCCAATCGCGAGCAAGCTCCCCACATTGGTTCTGCGTACACAGTGCTAAGTGTGGGCGAGCTTGCTCGCGAAAGGGCCAGTGCAGGCACCAGAGAATCAAAGTCCCTCCAGCTCCGCCATCAGATCATTCAATCGATCCACCTTGTCCTCGGTCATGTCACTGGCCGCCAGGCCCTCAATGTACTCAGCCAGTTCCTGCACTGTGCTGCACTCGAACATCGCCCGCAGTGGCACGTCGCGTTGCAGGGTTTTCTGCACCCGCGAGGCGATCTGCGTGGCCAGCAGCGAGTGACCGCCCAGCTCGAAGAAGTTGTCGCGCACACCGACCTTGTCGACCTTGAGCACCTCGGCCCAGATATCGGCCAGGATCAGTTCCAGTTCGTTGCGCGGGGCCAGGTAATCCTGGCTCTGCAACTGGCCGATCTCCAGCGCTGGCAGGGCGTTGCGGTCGAGTTTGCCGTTGGCGTTATGCGGCAACTGATCCAGCCACAACCAGTGCAGCGGCACCATGTACTCCGGCAGTTCGGCGCGCAGGCGTTGTTTGATCCGCTCCAGTCGTTCGTTCGGATTCAGGGCCAGATCTGCCGCTACGAGATACCCGACCAGATGCTTGCCATTGACGCCCTCCTGCACACCCACCGCCGCATCGCGGACTTCCGGTTGTTCGTGCAGACGCGCTTCGATCTCGCCCAGTTCGATGCGGTAACCGCGAATCTTCACTTGATGATCGACCCGGCCTACGTACTCCAGCACACCATCACTGCGACGCCGCGCCAGGTCACCGGTGCGATACAGACGCTCGCCCGGTGCGCCGAACGGATTCGGCACGAACACCGGCGCGGTGCGCAACGGATCACTGACATAACCGCGACCGACGCCAGTGCCGGCCACGCACAACTCACCCACCGCACCCAACGGCACCAGCTCCAGCGCGCCATCCACCAGATAGAGCAAGTTGTTGTCGGTCGGCGTACCGATCGGCAAGTAGCTGCCGCGGGTCGAGGCCAGATCGACGCGGAAGAACGCCACGTCATCGGAACACTCCGCCGGACCATAGGCGTTGACCAGACCGATCTGCGGATAACGCTGTAGCCATTGGTGCGCCAGTTCCGGCGGCATCGCTTCACCGGTCGGCAGCATCCAGCGCAAGCCGTCGAGGCTCAGGCGCTCGGCGGCGAGCATGCCCTGAATCAGCGACGGCACGCTCTCCAGCACGGTAATGCCCTGGGCCTGCACGTGCACCAGCAAACCCTGCGGATCGTGGGCGATGGTGTTCGGCACAATGTCCACCCGTGCGCCGAACAACGGCGCGGCGAGGAACTGCCAGACCGAAATGTCGAAGCTTTGCGAAGCGGTCTGTGCGACCACATCGGCGTCGCTCAGATCGAGGTACGGACGCTTGCTCAACTGGTTGTTGAGCATGCCGCGCTGCTCGACCATCACGCCTTTCGGCAGGCCGGTGGAGCCCGAGGTGTAGATCACATACGCCAGGTTGTCCGGGCCACTGTAAATGCCCGGGTTCTGCAACGACCTCGCCCGCGCCTGCACCTCTTCCCACACCAACAGCCGTGGGCGGTTGGCGCAGCTGAATTCATCGAGCAAGGTCTGCGCCTGTTCGCGACAGGCTTGAGTGCACACCAGCAGCGGCGTGCGGCTCAGTTCGATGATGCGTTGCAGACGCTGGCTCGGCAGGCCCGGATCCAGCGGCAGGTAACCGGCACCGGCCTTGAAACTGCCGATGATCATGCCCAGCAGATCGAGATTACGTTCCGCCAGCAACGCCACCGGTTGATCCATCCGCACCCCGGCTGCAACCAGCGCATGAGCGAGGCGGTTGGCGTTGTGGTTCAGCTCGGCATAGCTCAGTTGCTGATCGAGGCAAGTGGCCGCGATGCGTTGCGGATGCGCTGCAACCTGCGCTTCGAACAGCGCCACGTAGCTCTGCTCCAGTGGATAATCGTGCGCACTCTGGTTGCAACCGTGCAGCAGGAAGTCCTGCTCCTCGGCGCCCAGCAGCGGCAGCTCGGCCATGTCGCCATGGAAGCCATCGACCAGCGCCAGCAACAGCCGTTTGAACTCGCCGAGCATGCGTTCGATGGTCGATTCGTCGAAGTAGCGCTGGTCATACGACAGATGCAGACCGAGGTCATCGCCCGGGTAGCACACCGCTGTCAGCGGGAAGTTGGTGTGAGTGCGGCCGGAGTCCGAAGTCGCGTTGAGGCCCTGCGCACGGTCCAGCACCGAGACTTCCACCGGCGCATTTTCAAACACGAACAGGCTGTCGAACAGCGGCTGGCCTTTCGGCAGTTCGCTCTGTTCCTGGATGTTCACCAGTGGCAGGTATTCGTACTCGCGCAGTTGCATGTTGCTGTCGAGCAGAGCGCTCAGCCACTGGCGCACACTGGCGCGCTGATCGTCCGCCGGGATCTGCACCCGCAGCGCAATGCTGTTGATGAACAGGCCGACCGTGCGCTGCATCTCCGGCATCTCCACCGGGCGCCCGGCCACGGTGACGCCGAACAGCACGTCACGATCACCGCTCAAGCGTCGCAGCACCAGCGCCCACGCCGCTTGAGCGAAGGTGTTCACCGTCAATTGATGGGCCTGGGCCAGTTCACGCAGACGCGCACCCTCCTCGACATTGAGGCGGGTGTAGCGGTCGCCAACGATCATGCCCCCGCTTTCGCCGGCATGTTCACGCAGGAACGGCCGGTCGCTCGGGATCGGCGTGGTGCGTTCGAAGCCTTGCAGGTTCTGCTGCCACCACTGACGCGCCTCTGCCAGACTCTGGCGTTGCAGCCAGCCGATGTAATCGCGGTAACGCGGCGGCACGCTCAACTGCGCTTCGCGGCCTTCACCAAGGGCGGTGTAGATCTCGAAGAAATCGTTCATCAGCAACGAGCGGCACCAGGCATCAATGAGGATGTGATGGTTGCTCATCATGAACCAGTAGCGCGCCGCGCCGACCTTGATCAGACGCAGGTGGAACGGTGCCCGATTGAGCAGATCGAAGCCGGCCTCACGCTCGCTTTTGAGCAGCGCTTGCAGCTTCGGTTCTTGCTCGGTTTCGGCAACGGCGCTCCAGTCCAGGTACTCGATCGGCGTGCGCCCCGGGGTGTGGATCACTTGCAGCATGTCTTCGCCGACGTTCCAGCAGAACGATGCGCGCAACGCTTCATGACGGGCGATCACCGCTTGCCAGGCCTGGGCAAAACGCTCGGGGTCGAGTTCGCTGTTGATGCGGTAGCGATCCTGCATGTAGTACAGGCCAGTGCCCGGTTCGAGCAAGGTGTGCAGCAACATGCCTTCCTGCATCGGCGTCAGCGGATAGACGTCTTCGATGTGCGCCGCCGGCACCGGCAACGCGTCGAGTTGCGCCTGGGTCAGTTTCGCCAGCGGGAAGTCCGACGGCGTCAGACCGCCTGCCTCATCTTGCAGGCAATGGGCGATCAGGCTTTGCAGTTCGCCGAGGTAGGCGTCGGCCAGATCATTGATGGTTTGCGCGTCATAACGCTCGGCGCTGAAGGTCCAGCGCAACAGCAGTTCACCGCCATACACCTGACTGTCGATGCTCAACTCGTTGGGCAGCGGTGCGTGCGGATCGTGGGCAGCACCGACCGCTTCGTCCAGCGGACGGAACAGCGCATCGCTGCCGAAACTCTGGTCGAACTGGCCGAGGTAGTTGAAGGTCACCGGTGCATCCGGCAACGCCGCCATGCTGCGCTGGCTGAGGTCGTCGGCCAGATAACGCAGCACGCCATAGCCCAGGCCTTTGTGCGGCACGCCGCGCAGTTGCTCCTTGATCGCCTTGATCGAAGCGCCCTGCCCGGCCGCCTCTTCGATGTTGTGCGGGGTCAGGCGTAACGGATAAGCGCTGGTGAACCAGCCGACGGTGCGGGTCAGGTCGATCTCGTCGAACAGGGTTTCGCGGCCGTGGCCTTCCAGTTGAATCAGCGCCGACGGCTGCCCGCTCCAGCGGCACAAGACGCGGGCCAGTGCGGTCAGCAACAGGTCGTTGACCTGCGTGCGATAGGCGCGCGGTGCCTGTTGCAACAGCTGCTGAGTGCGCTCGGCATCAAGGCGCACGCTGACGGTTTGCGCGTGCCGGTTCTGCCGTCCGCCTTGCGGGTTTTCGCACGGCAACTCGGCGTTCGGCCCGGCCAGTTGCGTCTGCCAC
Coding sequences within it:
- a CDS encoding ATP-binding protein, whose translation is MSLRLRLSLTLGAAFALIWALAAAWMLSDLRNQMMFSLDQRLVASARMVAGLLEQLPALPSKGEGTHFSAEQLNIPGGMACQVSSLRGEILARSHSSPEQTLEAAKMGFHDQMIDGAPWRSFTLARGDVRITTADRQIEREALNMSILLAASVPVGVALLGCLCLLWLGIGQGLAPLNRLREALMRRNADSLEPLQLQSFPSELKPLLDTQNQLFQRIGKTIERERRLTGDAAHELRSPLTAIKTHLQVARMTEGSARDQSLARAEEGADRMHRTLEQLLLLARVEGSLSFDDGVQCSAEQVAKLAMQDAAGGERQRIKLQLPTSLSSAPVQMPAVLSIAALRNLLDNALRHTPADANVELSLETVGQRARFVVRDHGPGIAAEDLQHLTQRFWRNGQSTGCGLGLAIVQAIVQRCACTLHFDSRPDGLRVELTMPLQSI
- a CDS encoding response regulator — translated: MHVLVCEDDELIASGIVAGLTAQGLTVEHVNTASKARAMLKVAEFDVMVLDLGLPDEDGLKLLQQLRQQGLEIPVLILTARDSVTDRVDGLQAGADDYLLKPFDLRELFARLQTLLRRVAGRSVNLIEHGALTYDPSSRETTLAGQSVDLSRREQSLLQALLHNRGRVLSTEQLKDSVYGFNDELESNALNVHIHHLRSKLGKGIVETVRGLGYRLGPADGGEQQK
- the dsbD gene encoding protein-disulfide reductase DsbD encodes the protein MRHFFLLFALLISGLAQAGNNPFETKPEFLPVDQAFVLTSERLESGETQLFWQISDGYYLYQKRLKLDGLKAEQQPVLPEGESHSDEFFGEQPVYRQGLEVKVPASASGQIKVSYQGCADAGLCYPPQTRVIDLGGKATPTTSAQAPDQALASGLQQRALGWSLLVFFGLGLLLAFTPCSLPMLPILAGMVVGSGATPRRGFALASSYVICMALVYAAMGVIASLLGANLQAWLQNPWLLGAFAAVFVVLALPMFGFFELQLPVALRDRLEHASRSRNGGSLIGAGVLGALSGLLVGPCMTAPLAGALLYIAQSGNALHGGLILFALGIGIGVPLLLLVTVGNRFLPKPGAWMNLLKGIFGFLFLATALLMLRPVLDSSLWLGLCGALLLIAAFCAWKQSEGFGRVAQMFGASSLLLGLWGSLLMIGAAGGGDDPYQPLQVYSAGRVASATPSGHDAFTTIKDPAALQRELDTAKAQGQWVLLDYYADWCVSCKVMEKQVFGKDKVMQALSDVRLLRLDVTADNAASRELLGRYKVPGPPSFVWIGADGEERRSQRITGEVDADTFLQRWTTTRDAN
- a CDS encoding TlpA disulfide reductase family protein, which produces MLTFTLGTFAIALNHLLLISALALATLVGWRVAKRGGDNPESALFSLFLLGMLAARVAFVALYWGHYRNDPWQIIDLRDGGFLAWPGVIVLLLAALYRGWRRPGLRRPLGFGVASGVVFWLLATLSLNIYEQGTRLPEITLRNAAGETIELSDYQGGPLVINLWATWCPPCRREMPVLESAQQQRPDLTFLFVNQAESMQSVATFLETQGLSLNNVLFDRSGRLGQAVGSMALPTTLFYSPDGRLLSSHLGELSNASLARALENFDSPNPTAAPATSARKLPCPASATC
- the dsbG gene encoding thiol:disulfide interchange protein DsbG; protein product: MPRLRHLLTLTLGTALLHLPSVQAAEELPAAIKQIEAKGAKIVGQFDAPDGLRGYAAQYQNRGMALYLTPDGQHVLLGNLYDADGKDLSSEPLQKLVYAPMAKEIWGKFEASNWIQDGSKDAPRTVYLFSDPNCPYCNMFWEQARPWVKAGKVQLRHIMVGIIREDSPAKSAALLAAKDPAKALEDHEKAGKASTLKPLKDIPAAVQTKLAANMQLMEDLELQATPAIFYMDDKGELQQQQGAPSPDKLAKILGPK
- a CDS encoding alpha/beta fold hydrolase, whose amino-acid sequence is MPFFTVDGQALHYIDQGTGPAVLLAGSYLWDTAMWAPQIAALAPHYRVIALDLWGHGESGRLPPGTTSLDDIARQAEALLDHLGIDQVTLVGLSVGGMWGVRLALSAPQRLNGLVLMDTYVGVEPEPTRQYYFSLFKQIEESGEISEQLLDIVVPIFFRPGIDPQSALYQDFRAKLAAYSTDRLRDSIVPMGRITFSRDDRLPRLGELNAATTLVLCGDQDKPRPPSEAKEMAELIACPWVLVPEAGHISSLENPQFVNEVLLAFLAERNHSID